A genomic segment from Polyangium mundeleinium encodes:
- a CDS encoding FAD-binding oxidoreductase yields MHQDRVRFSQAALDALRTHFRGELIDPDHSRYDAARVVWNARIDRRPALIARCTGVADVLSVVRFAREQDALVAVRGGGHDVAGHGVCDGGIVIDLSPMKGVRVDPARRTVRAQAGLTWRELDHETQAFGLATTGGQCSATGVAGVTLGGGIGWLMRQHGLSIDNLLSVDLVTADGRLVTASADENAELFWGLRGGGGNFGIVTELELRLHPVEQVNVAMVFHPSERFADALRFYQSFVATEPDPMSSTLIHIELPPMPQIPAHMHGAPGVIIAACYNGPSEAAEAAFAPLRAFGPPVAELVSPMPYTALQSMFDTAPAGAYGYGQCIRARYVATLGDEGIEAIAAQLRAAPSALCLFEVLHLGGAIARVDEDATAFPRRNAPFFAMFQSSWKDPADAERHIRWTQDAWEATQPFASGGVYVNFLDGGEPAGRVQEAYGEAKMKRLAALKRAYDPTNFFRLNKNITP; encoded by the coding sequence ATGCATCAAGACCGCGTTCGCTTCAGCCAGGCTGCACTCGACGCGCTTCGAACGCACTTCCGCGGCGAGCTCATCGATCCCGATCACAGCCGTTACGATGCGGCCCGCGTCGTCTGGAATGCCCGGATCGACCGGCGGCCGGCGCTCATCGCGCGCTGCACCGGGGTCGCCGATGTCCTTTCCGTCGTGCGGTTCGCGCGGGAGCAAGATGCGCTCGTCGCGGTGCGGGGCGGCGGGCACGACGTCGCCGGCCATGGCGTGTGTGACGGCGGGATCGTGATCGACCTGTCGCCCATGAAGGGCGTCCGCGTGGATCCCGCGCGGCGCACGGTGCGCGCGCAGGCGGGGCTCACCTGGCGGGAGCTCGATCACGAGACGCAGGCTTTTGGGCTGGCGACGACCGGGGGCCAGTGCTCCGCCACCGGGGTCGCCGGGGTCACGCTGGGCGGGGGGATCGGCTGGCTCATGCGCCAGCACGGCCTCAGCATCGACAACCTGCTTTCGGTGGATCTCGTGACCGCCGACGGCCGGCTCGTCACCGCGAGCGCCGACGAGAATGCGGAGCTTTTCTGGGGGTTGCGCGGCGGCGGCGGCAACTTCGGGATCGTCACCGAGTTGGAGCTGCGGCTGCATCCCGTCGAACAGGTGAACGTCGCGATGGTGTTCCACCCGTCGGAGCGATTCGCGGACGCGCTGCGGTTTTACCAGTCGTTCGTCGCGACCGAGCCGGATCCGATGAGCAGCACGCTGATCCATATCGAGCTCCCGCCCATGCCGCAGATCCCCGCGCACATGCACGGCGCGCCCGGGGTGATCATCGCGGCCTGTTACAATGGGCCGAGCGAGGCGGCGGAGGCAGCCTTCGCGCCGCTGCGCGCGTTTGGCCCGCCGGTCGCGGAGCTCGTCAGCCCGATGCCCTACACCGCCCTCCAGAGCATGTTCGATACAGCGCCGGCGGGCGCCTACGGTTATGGCCAATGCATCCGCGCGCGGTATGTCGCCACGCTCGGGGACGAGGGCATCGAGGCCATCGCGGCGCAGCTTCGCGCGGCGCCGTCTGCCTTGTGCCTCTTCGAGGTCCTGCACCTCGGGGGCGCGATCGCGCGGGTGGACGAGGACGCGACCGCGTTCCCGCGACGGAACGCCCCTTTCTTTGCGATGTTCCAATCGAGCTGGAAGGACCCGGCGGACGCCGAGCGCCACATCCGCTGGACGCAGGACGCGTGGGAGGCGACGCAGCCGTTCGCCTCCGGCGGCGTGTACGTGAACTTCCTCGACGGCGGCGAACCCGCCGGGCGGGTGCAAGAGGCCTACGGCGAGGCCAAGATGAAGCGCCTCGCCGCGCTGAAGCGCGCCTACGACCCGACGAATTTCTTCCGGTTGAACAAAAACATCACGCCGTAG
- a CDS encoding VOC family protein encodes MRTLNYLLLAVRDPLKSAELYSKLLESEPVEQGKTFVLYVLPTGLKIGLWCADEVEPAPKPAGGVEISFSEPSKDAVRATYAAWTQLGLKVVQEPTDMDFGFTFVVEDPDGHRLRPFVLARNPR; translated from the coding sequence ATGCGTACCCTCAACTATCTGCTGCTGGCCGTCCGTGATCCGCTGAAGAGCGCCGAGCTGTATTCGAAGCTCCTCGAAAGCGAGCCGGTCGAACAAGGAAAAACCTTCGTGCTTTACGTGCTGCCGACCGGCCTGAAAATCGGGCTCTGGTGCGCCGACGAGGTCGAGCCGGCGCCGAAGCCGGCGGGCGGCGTCGAGATCTCGTTCAGCGAACCGAGCAAGGACGCCGTCCGCGCGACCTATGCCGCGTGGACCCAGCTCGGCCTGAAGGTGGTGCAGGAGCCGACCGACATGGACTTTGGCTTTACCTTCGTGGTCGAGGACCCGGATGGGCACCGCCTCCGCCCGTTCGTCCTCGCCCGGAATCCGCGCTAG
- a CDS encoding helix-turn-helix transcriptional regulator: protein MSRASRLLDLLQLLRRRRAPTPGPALAEELGISLRTLYRDITTLKAQGADIQGEPGLGYVLRPGFTLPPLMFSIDEIEALVLGSRWVVVRGDARLASAAEDAVAKIRAVLPDDLRQSVDAATLTVPMAHGEPVVIDASVIRAAIRKEQRLVITYRDQDGEGTTRTVWPLLIGFFDKVQVLAAWCELRQDYRAFRVDRIQSVEPKDERYPRRRAVLIKEWRAKQNLPAAAGN from the coding sequence ATGTCTCGCGCCTCCCGCCTGCTCGACCTCCTCCAGCTCCTGCGCCGACGCCGCGCGCCGACACCCGGCCCGGCGCTGGCCGAGGAGCTCGGCATTTCCCTCCGCACGCTCTATCGCGACATCACGACGCTGAAGGCGCAGGGCGCCGACATCCAGGGCGAACCGGGCCTCGGGTATGTGCTGCGGCCCGGCTTCACCCTGCCGCCGCTGATGTTCTCGATCGACGAAATCGAGGCCCTCGTGCTCGGTTCGCGCTGGGTCGTGGTGCGCGGCGATGCGCGGCTCGCCTCCGCGGCGGAGGACGCCGTGGCGAAGATCCGCGCCGTGCTGCCCGACGACCTCCGCCAGAGCGTCGACGCGGCCACGCTCACCGTGCCGATGGCCCACGGCGAGCCGGTCGTGATCGATGCCTCGGTGATCCGCGCCGCGATCCGCAAAGAGCAGAGGCTCGTCATCACCTACCGCGACCAGGACGGCGAAGGCACGACCCGCACGGTCTGGCCTCTCCTGATCGGCTTCTTCGACAAGGTGCAGGTGCTCGCCGCCTGGTGCGAGCTCCGGCAGGATTACCGTGCTTTCCGCGTCGATCGTATCCAGTCGGTCGAGCCGAAGGACGAGCGCTACCCGCGCCGCCGCGCCGTGCTCATCAAGGAATGGCGCGCCAAGCAGAACCTTCCCGCTGCTGCCGGAAACTGA
- a CDS encoding DUF1993 domain-containing protein, with product MNLYDPFVPQLIQIVGQACKWLDKAQALAEQKKFDVNVLLGARLAPDQYPLVRQFQAISDGAKFTAARLAGVTPPVFEDNEKTVEEVRARLDKTIAWLKTLEPAQFEGAEARTVVLPFAPGKGLKGMDFLVKMALPNFYFHATTAYAILRHNGVDVGKLDFIGDLPFFEV from the coding sequence ATGAACCTCTACGATCCCTTCGTGCCGCAGCTCATCCAGATCGTGGGCCAGGCGTGTAAATGGCTCGACAAGGCGCAGGCCCTCGCCGAGCAAAAGAAGTTCGACGTCAACGTGCTCCTCGGCGCGCGCCTCGCGCCGGATCAGTACCCCCTCGTGCGGCAGTTCCAGGCCATCAGCGACGGCGCCAAGTTCACGGCCGCGCGCCTCGCCGGGGTGACGCCGCCCGTCTTCGAGGACAACGAGAAGACCGTCGAGGAAGTGCGCGCCCGCCTCGACAAGACGATCGCCTGGCTGAAGACCCTCGAGCCCGCGCAGTTCGAGGGCGCCGAGGCCCGCACCGTCGTCCTGCCGTTCGCGCCGGGCAAGGGGCTCAAGGGCATGGACTTCCTGGTCAAGATGGCCCTGCCGAACTTCTATTTCCACGCCACCACGGCCTACGCGATCCTCCGCCACAACGGCGTGGACGTGGGCAAGCTCGACTTCATCGGCGATCTGCCGTTCTTCGAGGTCTGA
- a CDS encoding MFS transporter, translating into MPEPSSRLPVRLLVALALSAALGPLNSTMVAVALPEMSRTLPADSGALRQALVTSYLLTNIVLQSPGGKLGDRLGHRRALGLGQLLLAAGAALAYIWPVLPALSVARIVMAAGGAILAPSATALLRTELPPELRGRAFGAFGAVMGIAAGTGPTIGAQLVGHFGWTSIFLVNVPVLLLAATLAHLGAPAGPQAPAAPRSRFDLLGSILLGAALAALVLGLERTHLRWAAVVGALGFVPFVLWERRVADPVVDFSLFKQRAFVGGSLIIALQNFAMYSTIFELPQVAGRLFHVGPRDVGAVLLSMMGTMVLTSPFAGRGTDRFGARAVALVGCSLALAGTAFLALRPLHALSDAIPALVMLGAGLGLSSAPSQSAAMSDIPREKSGMAAGLTSTMRYIGGVAGLTVLGLVLTDRPASDVVMHEHTTAMSIYGAVLLLTLGCALLLPGRAVAPVPLASAR; encoded by the coding sequence ATGCCTGAGCCCTCGTCGCGCCTGCCGGTGCGGCTCCTCGTGGCCCTCGCGCTGTCGGCGGCGCTCGGCCCGCTCAACTCCACGATGGTCGCCGTGGCGCTGCCCGAGATGTCGCGCACCCTCCCGGCCGACTCCGGCGCGCTCCGGCAGGCGCTCGTGACGAGTTATCTCCTCACGAACATCGTCCTGCAAAGCCCCGGCGGAAAACTCGGCGATCGCCTCGGCCACCGGCGCGCGCTCGGCCTCGGGCAGCTTCTTTTGGCGGCCGGCGCCGCGCTCGCCTACATCTGGCCGGTGCTCCCTGCCCTCTCGGTGGCGCGCATCGTGATGGCGGCGGGCGGCGCGATCCTGGCCCCGAGCGCGACGGCCCTGCTCCGCACCGAATTGCCGCCCGAGCTGCGCGGGCGTGCCTTCGGCGCGTTTGGCGCGGTCATGGGCATCGCGGCGGGCACCGGGCCGACGATCGGCGCGCAGCTCGTCGGGCACTTTGGCTGGACCTCGATTTTCCTCGTGAACGTGCCGGTGTTGCTCCTCGCCGCCACGCTCGCGCACCTCGGGGCGCCGGCCGGCCCCCAGGCGCCCGCCGCGCCGCGCTCGCGCTTCGATCTCCTCGGATCGATCCTGCTCGGCGCCGCGCTCGCGGCGCTCGTCCTCGGCCTCGAGCGGACGCACCTCCGCTGGGCGGCGGTGGTCGGCGCGCTCGGCTTCGTGCCCTTCGTTTTATGGGAACGGCGCGTCGCGGATCCCGTCGTCGACTTCTCTCTGTTCAAGCAGCGCGCCTTCGTGGGCGGCAGCCTGATCATCGCGCTCCAGAATTTCGCGATGTACTCGACGATCTTCGAGCTGCCTCAGGTGGCCGGGAGGCTCTTCCACGTCGGTCCCCGTGACGTCGGCGCGGTGCTCCTCTCGATGATGGGCACGATGGTGTTGACCTCGCCGTTCGCGGGGCGCGGGACCGATCGATTCGGGGCGCGCGCGGTGGCGCTCGTCGGCTGCTCGCTGGCCCTCGCCGGCACGGCCTTCCTCGCGTTGCGGCCCTTGCATGCGCTCTCCGACGCGATTCCGGCGCTCGTGATGCTCGGTGCGGGCCTCGGCCTCTCGTCCGCGCCGTCGCAGTCCGCGGCGATGAGCGACATCCCGCGGGAGAAAAGCGGAATGGCCGCGGGCCTCACCTCGACGATGCGTTATATCGGGGGCGTCGCCGGCCTCACCGTGCTCGGCCTCGTCCTCACGGATCGCCCGGCTTCGGACGTGGTCATGCACGAGCACACCACGGCCATGTCCATCTATGGCGCGGTGCTGCTCCTGACGCTCGGCTGCGCCCTCCTCCTCCCCGGCCGCGCGGTAGCGCCCGTGCCTCTCGCAAGCGCCCGCTGA
- a CDS encoding PEP/pyruvate-binding domain-containing protein, with translation MMIHRLNELSRAHLSTAGGKGANLGELMRLGLSVPGGFVVSAEAYAEHARAWGLAERLAPHLATQSWDAAAAEAAELFEKGALQPELEDAVREAYRALGAPRVAVRSSATAEDLADASFAGQHETYLDIAGEDDLLRALRRCWASLWSPRALGYRAARGVEHLGVHIAVVVQRMVAADFAGVLFTVDPVAQRADRMLLEVAPGLGEAVVSGHTTGDVYRLRREPLGIDERERRVAGRPAPSDTLVLQLARLGLDLEAHFGCPQDVEFAFEGGSVYLLQSRPITTLGAAEIEPLPPPPELTRMQRRMLEANDNDRFPVAPKPIDQWGLRMVIPALVHAVRTLGLDIDEADERAVMDQVWREFFVLPSPRPTLRILGLPQRVAAGLRQDWLGWWEAEAFGRILEVCAPVDLRALSDVELLRRADRIEETTREILFKRFEGILTQLASVALRLPVTVAVGRKRADAILGDLLSGLHTRTSEVNLALFHLARKAASAGPEVFLAIREGHPEDLRASEAGRAFLAEVEAFLDEHGHRESTGLYLSAPTWRQDPAPMWGLLRGLLDATEPPSEEAGYKRYQAAVEEVTHALRFVPGLEGSFRGTLERLRKAIIFRERSHYDLARVFSAMQAIVAEIARRLHERGHLPSPDDIFYLTEAEIRAWLRDGAPPLSEAKRLVQRRRATYGVVNGKWQKRAFGAGAEGASDSELRGTGASSGVVRGRARIIRDERAFGRLKPGEILVCRYTNPAWTPLFTLAAGVVTDTGGAASHAAIVAREYGIPAVLGAAGATTRITDGQEILVDGTEGRVLLLRLGVTGEVAYA, from the coding sequence ATGATGATCCATCGCTTGAACGAGCTGTCCCGAGCGCATCTCTCCACGGCCGGCGGCAAAGGCGCGAACCTCGGCGAGCTGATGCGCCTCGGCCTCTCCGTGCCGGGCGGGTTCGTCGTGAGCGCCGAAGCATATGCCGAGCACGCGCGCGCATGGGGGCTCGCCGAGCGCCTCGCGCCGCACCTCGCCACGCAGAGCTGGGACGCCGCGGCTGCCGAGGCGGCCGAGCTCTTCGAGAAGGGCGCGCTCCAGCCCGAGCTCGAGGACGCGGTGCGCGAGGCGTACCGTGCGCTCGGCGCGCCGCGGGTCGCGGTTCGATCCTCGGCGACGGCGGAAGACCTCGCCGACGCGTCGTTCGCGGGCCAGCACGAGACCTACCTCGACATCGCGGGCGAAGACGACCTCCTCCGCGCGTTGCGGCGGTGCTGGGCGTCTCTCTGGAGCCCGCGCGCCCTCGGCTACCGGGCGGCGCGTGGCGTGGAGCACCTGGGCGTCCACATCGCGGTCGTGGTGCAGCGCATGGTGGCGGCCGATTTCGCCGGCGTCCTGTTCACGGTCGACCCGGTGGCCCAGCGCGCCGACCGCATGCTCCTGGAGGTCGCGCCGGGGCTCGGTGAAGCCGTGGTCTCGGGACACACGACCGGGGATGTCTACCGCCTGCGCCGGGAGCCCCTCGGGATCGACGAGCGCGAGCGCCGCGTGGCCGGACGCCCCGCGCCGAGCGACACGCTGGTGCTCCAGCTCGCCCGTCTCGGGCTCGACCTGGAGGCCCATTTCGGCTGCCCGCAGGATGTGGAGTTCGCCTTCGAAGGGGGCTCCGTCTACCTGCTCCAGTCGCGCCCCATCACCACCCTCGGCGCGGCCGAGATCGAGCCGCTCCCGCCGCCCCCGGAGCTCACCCGCATGCAGCGGAGGATGCTCGAAGCGAACGACAACGACCGGTTCCCCGTCGCCCCCAAGCCGATCGATCAATGGGGCTTGCGCATGGTGATCCCCGCGCTCGTCCATGCGGTGCGCACCCTGGGGCTCGACATCGACGAGGCCGACGAGCGCGCGGTGATGGACCAGGTGTGGCGTGAGTTCTTCGTCCTGCCCTCGCCGCGACCCACCCTCCGGATCTTGGGTTTGCCCCAGCGGGTCGCGGCGGGTCTGCGCCAGGACTGGCTCGGGTGGTGGGAGGCCGAGGCGTTCGGGCGAATCCTGGAGGTCTGCGCGCCGGTGGATCTCCGCGCGCTTTCCGACGTCGAGCTCCTTCGCCGCGCCGATCGCATCGAGGAGACCACGCGCGAGATCCTGTTCAAGCGGTTCGAGGGGATCCTCACCCAGCTCGCCTCGGTCGCCCTGCGACTCCCGGTCACCGTCGCCGTGGGAAGGAAGCGGGCCGACGCCATCCTGGGCGACCTCCTCTCGGGCCTGCACACCCGGACCTCCGAGGTCAACCTCGCGCTCTTCCACCTCGCGCGCAAAGCCGCGAGCGCGGGGCCGGAGGTTTTTCTCGCGATTCGCGAGGGGCACCCCGAGGATCTCCGCGCATCGGAGGCGGGCCGTGCCTTCCTCGCCGAGGTCGAGGCCTTCCTGGATGAACATGGGCACCGGGAGAGCACGGGCTTGTACCTCTCGGCGCCCACCTGGCGGCAGGATCCCGCGCCCATGTGGGGGCTCCTGCGCGGCCTGCTCGACGCCACCGAGCCGCCGTCCGAGGAGGCCGGGTACAAGCGGTACCAAGCGGCGGTCGAGGAGGTCACGCACGCGCTTCGTTTCGTGCCGGGGCTCGAAGGCTCGTTCCGCGGCACGCTGGAGCGGCTGCGGAAGGCGATCATCTTCCGGGAGCGCTCGCATTACGACCTGGCGCGCGTCTTCTCGGCGATGCAGGCGATCGTGGCCGAAATCGCGCGCCGCCTCCACGAGCGCGGCCATCTGCCGAGCCCCGACGATATTTTCTATCTGACGGAGGCCGAGATCCGAGCGTGGCTCCGCGACGGAGCGCCGCCGCTCTCCGAGGCGAAGCGGCTCGTGCAGCGCAGGCGCGCGACGTACGGCGTGGTCAACGGGAAATGGCAAAAGCGGGCGTTCGGGGCGGGCGCGGAGGGCGCCTCCGACAGCGAGCTGCGCGGCACCGGCGCCTCATCCGGCGTGGTCCGCGGCAGGGCGCGCATCATCCGCGACGAGCGTGCGTTCGGGCGCCTGAAGCCGGGGGAGATCCTCGTCTGCCGGTACACGAACCCCGCGTGGACGCCGCTCTTCACGCTTGCTGCGGGCGTCGTGACGGACACCGGCGGCGCGGCCTCGCACGCGGCCATCGTCGCGCGCGAGTACGGCATCCCCGCGGTGCTCGGGGCCGCGGGGGCCACGACGCGCATCACGGATGGCCAGGAGATCCTCGTGGACGGGACGGAAGGCCGCGTGCTGCTGCTCCGCCTGGGCGTCACGGGCGAGGTTGCTTATGCCTGA
- a CDS encoding TetR/AcrR family transcriptional regulator produces the protein MARPRNTTDTQILEEARACFLEHGAAVPTTLIAERLGISHGVLFQRFGTKEQLLRAALLPSPEQPWMDRARAGPDDRDARTQLHELAEEIFEFLERIVPCLAVLRSAGMHAESAAERREDLPPVRARREIVGWFSRAIARGLLRPVPPEHAADLFLGSLQFRPFHQHLSNQGFDRSENRAYVAFAVDVICRTLAPTTEHP, from the coding sequence ATGGCACGCCCGCGCAACACAACTGACACACAGATCCTCGAAGAGGCGCGTGCGTGTTTTCTGGAACACGGCGCCGCGGTCCCGACGACGCTCATCGCGGAGCGGCTCGGCATCTCGCACGGGGTGCTGTTCCAGCGCTTCGGCACGAAGGAGCAGCTCCTGCGCGCCGCGCTCTTACCTTCGCCGGAGCAGCCGTGGATGGACCGGGCGCGCGCGGGCCCCGACGATCGCGACGCGCGGACCCAGCTCCACGAGCTCGCCGAGGAGATCTTCGAGTTCCTCGAGCGCATCGTGCCGTGCCTCGCGGTGCTGCGCTCGGCAGGCATGCACGCCGAGTCCGCGGCCGAACGGCGGGAGGATCTGCCGCCCGTCCGCGCGCGCCGCGAGATCGTCGGGTGGTTTTCCCGTGCGATCGCGCGAGGCCTCTTGCGCCCGGTCCCGCCGGAGCACGCGGCCGACCTCTTCCTCGGCTCGCTCCAGTTTCGGCCCTTCCACCAGCACCTCTCGAACCAGGGCTTCGACCGGTCCGAGAACCGCGCCTACGTCGCGTTCGCTGTCGACGTCATCTGCCGAACGCTCGCGCCGACGACCGAACACCCCTGA